The Hornefia porci genome contains the following window.
GGATCTTTCCGGCGTAGAGGCGGCGGTAGAGGAGACAATCCGTTCGGCGCTGAAACAGGAACAGGAGAATGAACACGGACAGAAATAAGAAAGAGAGGCAATATTATGCTTACAGTTACACAGGATAATTTCGAGAAGGAAGTAATGCAGTCTGACGTTCCGGTATTTCTGGACTTCTGGGCACCCTGGTGCGGTTTCTGCGTCAAGCTGGGCCCGACCGTAGAGGAGCTGGAGCAGGAGTATGGGGACAAATACAAATTCGGCAAGGTCAATGTAGACGAAAATCCCGCGCTGGCCGCGAAGTTCGGCATCATGAGCATT
Protein-coding sequences here:
- the trxA gene encoding thioredoxin, coding for MLTVTQDNFEKEVMQSDVPVFLDFWAPWCGFCVKLGPTVEELEQEYGDKYKFGKVNVDENPALAAKFGIMSIPVTMVVENGDLRSKVMGAYPKDELVKQHNL